The Methanoregula boonei 6A8 genome has a window encoding:
- the mutS gene encoding DNA mismatch repair protein MutS — MKTEPSLGTGPAADDGRTLTPGMRQYREIKAQYPDAILFFHIGDFFETLEGDAEIVSKELDLVLTSRSKNGDQRIPLAGVPHHAGEGYIARLVAKGYKVAICEQTEDPKTAKGLVKREVVRVITPGTVIDPVMLPSSAAAYLMAVSPGTKGADWGIALLDISTGEFFVLAIPAEGSTGNLRSEIARYRPAECIVPSSVDEELRTSLRRDGVVVTPYADDRFLPDRAGRTLCEHFGVASLAGYGCEGMPAAVSAAGAALSYAADTQKSTLPHVSSLFTRSSAQGMMLDAITLRNLEVHESIRGGTKGATLFSTLDRTKTPMGSRFLRLHLTRPLTDIARINARLDAVEYFTASATLRMTLRELLTRHADIERITARISYGNAGPRDLVALAETLATLPEIRKLLAGPSVGSDNSAPVPRRVAAARDCLFDLPSIIDLIRRAITDDPPAIAKNGGVIRSGYSAELDGMTGVLHSGKNWIAELQQQEREKTGIKSLKIGYNRIFGYYIDVSKSNIALVPARYERRQTTATGERYTIPELREKEAVITDADERVLALERSLYAGLIDEIRKEIPALQSISRGIATLDVAAALADAATDFDYVRPRPDTGDAITCRDIRHPVVEQSLAGGFVPNDTELSGSKNQIMIITGANMAGKSTYMRSVALCCIMAQAGSFVPARSAQIGIIDRIFTRVGAFDDLASGQSTFFVEMLELANILNNMTEKSLVILDEIGRGTSTADGCSIAQAVLEYLHGKSSAGPKTLFATHFHELIGMEAELKRVKNYHFAVQETKQDVVFLRKLIPGATDKSYGIHVARLAGIPKKATDRAEVHLCETLKRDASGGSKARRYTQLLLADDNLPARAAAAPDPVIAEIAGLDPDSMTPMQALSKLAELKSRAGRSCNMPGKDL; from the coding sequence ATGAAGACTGAGCCTTCTCTCGGCACCGGCCCGGCAGCCGATGATGGCAGAACCCTTACGCCCGGGATGCGGCAGTACCGGGAGATCAAGGCGCAGTACCCCGATGCAATTCTCTTTTTCCATATAGGGGACTTTTTTGAGACGCTGGAAGGCGATGCGGAGATCGTGTCAAAGGAGCTCGATCTTGTACTTACCTCACGGTCCAAGAATGGCGACCAGCGTATACCGCTTGCCGGGGTTCCCCATCATGCCGGTGAGGGATACATCGCCCGCCTCGTGGCAAAAGGGTACAAGGTTGCCATCTGCGAACAGACCGAGGACCCGAAAACAGCAAAGGGCCTGGTAAAACGCGAGGTGGTCCGGGTGATCACGCCCGGTACAGTAATTGATCCGGTAATGCTCCCCTCATCGGCTGCTGCGTACCTGATGGCGGTCTCTCCCGGCACAAAAGGTGCGGATTGGGGCATCGCGCTCCTGGACATCTCCACCGGTGAATTTTTTGTCCTTGCAATTCCGGCGGAAGGGAGTACCGGGAACCTCCGGTCCGAGATTGCCCGGTACCGCCCGGCGGAGTGTATCGTCCCCTCATCCGTGGACGAAGAACTGCGTACCTCGCTGCGGCGTGACGGTGTGGTGGTGACGCCTTATGCCGATGACCGTTTCCTTCCCGACCGGGCCGGGCGCACCCTTTGCGAACACTTCGGTGTCGCCTCCCTTGCCGGGTATGGCTGTGAGGGAATGCCGGCTGCGGTCTCAGCGGCCGGTGCAGCGCTCTCCTACGCGGCTGACACCCAGAAGTCCACACTCCCTCATGTGAGTTCCCTTTTCACGCGCTCATCAGCACAGGGCATGATGCTCGATGCGATCACCCTGCGCAACCTCGAGGTGCATGAGAGCATACGGGGCGGGACAAAAGGGGCAACGCTCTTTTCCACCCTTGACCGTACAAAGACCCCGATGGGCAGCCGGTTTTTACGCTTGCATCTGACCCGGCCGCTCACGGATATTGCCCGGATCAATGCACGGCTCGATGCTGTCGAATATTTCACTGCTTCAGCCACACTGCGCATGACCCTGCGCGAGCTTCTTACGCGCCATGCTGATATCGAGCGGATCACGGCACGAATCTCATATGGGAATGCCGGTCCGCGGGATCTTGTTGCCCTTGCCGAAACGCTCGCCACCCTCCCCGAGATCCGGAAACTGCTTGCCGGGCCTTCAGTGGGATCGGATAACAGCGCACCGGTTCCCCGGCGTGTTGCTGCTGCCCGGGACTGCCTTTTCGATCTCCCGTCCATAATCGATCTTATCCGGAGAGCGATCACCGATGATCCCCCGGCGATCGCAAAGAATGGCGGAGTTATCCGGTCCGGCTATTCGGCAGAGCTCGACGGGATGACCGGTGTCCTGCACTCAGGGAAGAACTGGATTGCAGAGCTCCAGCAGCAGGAGCGCGAAAAGACCGGGATCAAATCCCTCAAGATCGGATACAATCGGATCTTCGGGTATTACATTGATGTGAGCAAGAGCAATATTGCACTCGTGCCGGCCCGGTACGAGCGCCGGCAGACCACGGCAACCGGGGAACGGTACACCATTCCCGAACTCCGGGAAAAGGAGGCCGTGATCACGGATGCAGATGAGCGCGTTCTTGCGCTTGAACGCTCGCTGTATGCCGGCCTTATCGATGAGATCAGAAAGGAGATCCCCGCGCTCCAGAGCATTTCCCGCGGGATCGCAACGCTTGATGTTGCCGCTGCCCTTGCCGATGCGGCCACGGATTTCGATTACGTCCGCCCCCGGCCGGATACCGGGGATGCGATTACCTGCCGGGATATCCGTCACCCTGTGGTGGAGCAAAGCCTTGCCGGGGGTTTTGTCCCCAATGATACCGAGCTCTCCGGGTCAAAAAACCAGATCATGATCATCACCGGCGCCAACATGGCGGGCAAGTCCACCTACATGCGCTCGGTGGCGCTCTGCTGCATCATGGCCCAGGCGGGAAGTTTTGTCCCGGCCCGGTCTGCCCAAATTGGGATCATCGACCGGATCTTTACCCGTGTCGGGGCATTTGACGATCTTGCAAGCGGCCAGAGTACCTTCTTTGTCGAGATGCTCGAACTGGCAAATATCCTCAACAACATGACAGAAAAAAGTCTTGTGATCCTTGACGAGATCGGGCGTGGCACGAGCACGGCTGACGGGTGCTCGATCGCGCAGGCGGTACTCGAATACCTGCATGGAAAATCCTCTGCCGGCCCAAAGACACTCTTTGCCACCCACTTCCATGAACTCATTGGCATGGAAGCGGAGCTTAAGCGGGTAAAAAATTACCATTTTGCCGTGCAGGAGACTAAACAGGATGTAGTCTTCCTCCGGAAACTGATCCCCGGGGCAACCGACAAGAGTTACGGTATCCATGTTGCACGGCTTGCGGGCATCCCAAAAAAAGCAACTGACCGGGCCGAAGTCCACCTTTGCGAAACCCTCAAACGCGATGCTTCCGGTGGCTCAAAAGCACGGCGCTATACCCAGCTCCTGCTGGCAGACGACAACCTGCCGGCCCGGGCTGCTGCTGCTCCGGATCCGGTAATTGCGGAGATTGCCGGACTGGATCCTGATTCCATGACGCCAATGCAGGCACTCTCAAAACTGGCAGAACTCAAAAGTCGTGCAGGCAGGTCATGCAACATGCCCGGGAAGGATCTCTGA
- the mutL gene encoding DNA mismatch repair endonuclease MutL produces MGAEEHPPAIRVLDPATVNQIAAGEVIERPASVVKEMVENAIDAGARTIRIDITSVQGGITAIKVTDDGCGMSPVDAELAFVPHATSKIHTLDDLFSIHSLGFRGEALASIAAIAKVTLITKPQGSDRVPGTRIVVVGGEIQLRGGTGAPEGTSVLVEELFFNTPARKKFQKSLTTEIARIHGILEGLCLACPQISFKVFHNNREQLATERTGRPLDTIARIFGNESARELIPAAAALPFMRISGYISRPALSRKDHDRILIAINGRYISSPPVTTAIREGYGTLLPHGRYPVAFLSLEIDTRLVDINVHPTKKEVRLTKEKEITDGVREAVRAALASGDLIPEVNAPKPVYRKLDAGGSDLSPVPYVAEPAEPYCAGTLPSAVSTGTLSPFTEPTHTGTVATDYRLRQTELASGVPPVTAVVPEMDVIGQIGGIYILAEAAGGELIIIDQHAAHERIFYEQVTRSMAARQAQELLVPAIIHCPPKDTAILKSLIPALAQEGVIIEEFGAGSFLVRAVPALMGKVEGPAMIDDLVSDLLHKDLDRPVSDRERLTRIIACRSAIKAGTVCTVEQCRRLISQLRATTTPFTCPHGRPTMVRFTRAKLDEMFKRT; encoded by the coding sequence ATGGGCGCAGAGGAGCATCCCCCCGCGATACGGGTACTGGACCCGGCTACTGTCAACCAGATCGCGGCGGGAGAAGTGATCGAACGGCCGGCTTCGGTAGTAAAGGAAATGGTGGAGAATGCGATCGATGCCGGCGCCCGCACGATCCGGATTGATATTACTTCCGTGCAGGGTGGGATCACAGCGATAAAGGTAACCGACGACGGGTGCGGGATGTCGCCGGTTGATGCAGAGCTTGCCTTTGTCCCGCATGCCACAAGCAAGATCCATACGCTTGACGATCTCTTCTCCATCCATTCCCTGGGATTCCGGGGTGAGGCACTGGCAAGCATTGCGGCGATCGCAAAAGTTACACTTATTACAAAGCCACAAGGCAGCGACCGGGTGCCCGGTACCCGGATTGTGGTGGTGGGCGGAGAGATCCAATTACGTGGCGGGACCGGTGCCCCCGAAGGCACAAGCGTGCTTGTGGAAGAATTGTTCTTTAATACCCCTGCCCGGAAAAAGTTCCAGAAGAGCCTTACAACAGAAATTGCCCGCATCCACGGCATCCTCGAAGGCCTCTGCCTTGCCTGCCCGCAGATCTCGTTTAAGGTCTTCCATAACAACCGCGAGCAGCTGGCCACCGAGCGGACCGGCCGGCCGCTCGACACAATCGCCCGGATCTTCGGAAACGAATCTGCCCGCGAACTTATCCCGGCCGCCGCTGCCCTCCCGTTCATGCGTATATCCGGCTACATTTCCCGTCCGGCTCTCTCCCGCAAGGATCATGACCGGATCCTCATTGCGATCAATGGCAGGTACATCTCATCCCCACCCGTAACAACTGCCATCCGCGAAGGCTATGGGACTCTCCTTCCTCATGGCCGGTATCCTGTTGCGTTTCTCTCACTTGAGATCGACACCCGGCTTGTGGACATCAACGTCCATCCTACCAAAAAGGAGGTCCGGCTCACCAAAGAAAAAGAGATCACTGATGGTGTACGTGAAGCAGTGCGGGCAGCGCTTGCATCGGGCGATCTGATCCCTGAGGTGAACGCACCGAAACCGGTTTACCGGAAACTGGATGCCGGGGGATCTGACTTATCTCCTGTGCCGTATGTTGCAGAACCTGCAGAACCGTACTGTGCCGGAACCCTCCCTTCAGCAGTATCCACAGGAACGCTCTCGCCATTCACGGAACCGACCCATACCGGGACGGTTGCAACCGATTATCGCCTCCGCCAGACCGAGCTTGCAAGCGGTGTCCCGCCGGTTACGGCCGTAGTGCCGGAGATGGATGTAATCGGGCAGATTGGCGGGATCTATATCCTTGCCGAAGCGGCTGGCGGGGAACTTATCATTATCGACCAGCACGCTGCCCACGAGCGAATCTTCTATGAGCAGGTGACAAGGAGCATGGCAGCCCGGCAGGCTCAGGAGCTGCTTGTCCCGGCAATCATCCACTGCCCTCCCAAAGATACTGCGATTCTCAAAAGCCTGATCCCCGCGCTTGCTCAGGAAGGTGTTATTATCGAGGAGTTCGGGGCCGGATCCTTTCTGGTCCGGGCAGTTCCTGCCCTGATGGGAAAGGTGGAGGGGCCGGCAATGATTGACGACCTGGTAAGCGATCTCCTCCACAAGGACCTTGACCGCCCGGTCAGCGACCGGGAGCGCCTGACCCGGATCATTGCCTGCCGGAGCGCGATAAAAGCCGGTACGGTCTGCACCGTCGAACAGTGCCGGCGGCTTATTTCCCAGCTCAGGGCAACAACGACACCGTTTACCTGCCCGCACGGCCGGCCCACCATGGTCAGGTTCACCCGCGCAAAACTGGACGAGATGTTCAAGCGGACATAA